In a genomic window of Syntrophorhabdaceae bacterium:
- a CDS encoding cysteine desulfurase family protein: MTDHMKQVYFDYNATTPVHPEVARAIHPFLDEFFGNPSSLHWAGRKVRSHYEKARGLVAQIIHAAPEEIVFTGCGSESDNHAIKGAARSQRDRGNHLITTVVEHPAVLNSMRYLEESGFLVTYLPVDRYGRVEPDEVKSAIRPETVLISVMLANNETGAVSSLAEIGGIARERGVLLHSDMVQALGKVPIDVESLRVDLASFSGHKMSAPKGVGALYIRKGLEIENLIHGGGQEGGRRAGTENMPSIAGFGKACEIARRDFEERNHNIDSLRKKLLEGIMSDVEKVTLNGDPERRLPNTINLSFEGAEGESLVIALDLKGIALSSGAACASGAAHPSHVLAAMGIPEALCRSSVRFSLGPENTASEVDYALSVIPGAVKRLREMSPFGPK, encoded by the coding sequence TTGACTGACCATATGAAGCAGGTCTACTTCGATTATAACGCCACTACGCCTGTTCATCCCGAGGTGGCCCGGGCCATCCATCCTTTTCTCGATGAGTTCTTCGGGAACCCTTCCAGCCTTCATTGGGCAGGACGAAAGGTCAGAAGCCATTATGAAAAGGCGAGGGGGCTGGTCGCGCAGATAATCCATGCGGCCCCTGAAGAGATCGTGTTCACCGGTTGCGGCTCCGAGAGCGATAACCATGCGATAAAAGGGGCTGCACGATCGCAAAGGGACCGGGGGAATCACCTGATCACGACTGTAGTGGAGCACCCTGCCGTTCTGAACAGCATGAGGTATCTGGAGGAATCCGGCTTCCTTGTCACCTACCTCCCCGTTGACCGATACGGACGGGTGGAGCCGGATGAGGTAAAATCGGCGATCAGGCCGGAAACAGTGCTCATCAGCGTCATGCTCGCCAATAACGAGACCGGCGCTGTCTCCTCTCTTGCGGAAATAGGCGGGATCGCGAGGGAAAGGGGGGTTCTCCTCCATTCGGACATGGTTCAGGCCCTGGGCAAGGTGCCGATTGATGTGGAATCCCTTCGCGTGGACCTCGCGAGCTTCTCCGGTCATAAAATGTCTGCCCCGAAAGGTGTGGGCGCTCTTTATATCAGAAAAGGACTCGAGATCGAGAACCTTATCCATGGCGGAGGTCAGGAGGGCGGACGGAGGGCGGGGACGGAGAATATGCCCTCCATTGCCGGCTTCGGAAAGGCGTGCGAAATCGCCCGGAGAGATTTCGAGGAGAGAAACCATAACATCGACTCCCTCAGAAAAAAATTGCTTGAGGGAATAATGTCCGATGTGGAGAAGGTGACACTCAATGGAGACCCCGAACGGAGGCTCCCGAATACGATCAATCTGAGTTTTGAGGGTGCCGAAGGGGAGTCCCTGGTTATTGCCCTCGATCTTAAAGGGATTGCCCTCTCCTCAGGAGCGGCCTGTGCTTCCGGAGCGGCCCACCCATCTCACGTACTTGCTGCGATGGGAATCCCTGAGGCCCTTTGCCGGAGTTCGGTACGGTTCAGTCTTGGACCCGAAAATACGGCTTCCGAGGTGGATTACGCCCTTTCGGTGATTCCCGGGGCAGTAAAAAGGCTGAGGGAAATGTCGCCCTTCGGGCCGAAGTGA
- a CDS encoding NIL domain-containing protein, with the protein MKKRIILRFKRNTIDKPIVYRLARDFDLVFNILRANISPRHESMMVLEIEGTDENFEKGIEYIKSLNIDTEPIEQDIQRDELRCVHCGVCTGVCAPEALHIDRTDMKVLFDYERCVACELCVKVCPVKAMTVFFD; encoded by the coding sequence ATGAAGAAGCGAATTATTCTTAGGTTCAAGAGAAATACGATAGATAAGCCCATAGTCTACCGTCTGGCGCGGGATTTTGACCTTGTCTTCAATATTCTCCGGGCAAATATATCTCCCAGACACGAATCCATGATGGTGCTGGAGATCGAGGGCACCGACGAGAATTTCGAGAAAGGGATCGAATATATAAAGAGCCTCAATATCGATACCGAGCCCATAGAGCAGGATATCCAGAGGGATGAATTAAGATGCGTACACTGCGGCGTATGCACCGGGGTCTGCGCACCCGAGGCATTGCACATAGACAGGACCGACATGAAAGTTCTTTTCGATTACGAGCGGTGCGTGGCGTGCGAGCTTTGCGTCAAGGTGTGCCCGGTGAAGGCGATGACCGTCTTTTTTGACTGA
- a CDS encoding UPF0280 family protein — MYEERFYRHAGKPPDLDCYEVKIKETDLLCCTRGDLSGFIEDRVLFYRNQLEEYIRVRPVFRESLAPVEDDALAPLMARRMIVAAAALGVGPMATVAGALAEHVGNDISLFSDEYVIENGGDISLSTRQERVVLIYAGDSPFSGRIGIKVRPDERPYGICTSSATVGPSLSFGKADAVCVVARSALFADGLATKVGNMVKKKEDLSRAIDEGKNFPDVLAVLVVLGDHIGMWGDMELVRI; from the coding sequence ATGTATGAAGAACGATTTTATCGGCACGCAGGCAAACCTCCTGATCTTGACTGTTATGAGGTGAAGATAAAGGAGACGGACCTGCTTTGCTGTACCAGGGGTGATTTGAGCGGGTTTATTGAGGACCGGGTGCTCTTTTATAGAAATCAGCTCGAAGAATACATACGGGTAAGGCCGGTTTTCAGGGAGAGTCTCGCGCCTGTTGAAGACGACGCCCTGGCTCCCCTTATGGCGCGCCGCATGATCGTTGCCGCCGCCGCCCTCGGCGTGGGACCCATGGCCACGGTAGCGGGCGCCCTGGCGGAGCACGTGGGCAATGATATTTCGCTATTTTCCGATGAATATGTGATAGAAAACGGGGGCGATATCTCTCTTTCCACCAGGCAGGAGAGGGTGGTGCTCATCTACGCGGGCGATTCGCCTTTCAGCGGGCGGATAGGGATCAAAGTGCGGCCGGACGAGAGGCCTTACGGCATATGCACCTCCTCCGCCACAGTCGGTCCCTCTCTGAGCTTCGGCAAGGCGGACGCGGTATGCGTAGTGGCAAGATCGGCGCTTTTTGCCGACGGGCTTGCCACGAAAGTGGGCAACATGGTGAAGAAGAAAGAGGATCTCTCCCGTGCCATCGATGAAGGGAAAAATTTCCCGGATGTGCTGGCCGTTCTCGTGGTGCTCGGCGACCATATCGGCATGTGGGGAGATATGGAGCTTGTGAGGATATGA